A single region of the Vicia villosa cultivar HV-30 ecotype Madison, WI linkage group LG4, Vvil1.0, whole genome shotgun sequence genome encodes:
- the LOC131597711 gene encoding uncharacterized protein LOC131597711, whose amino-acid sequence MSGASESSGVNSCGRRAPVCGHHLPMRIFVSKSRSNPGRRYWKCKYWGKENDCNGFHWDDEIESGKVEENLYDGVSSGSEKMLEVMRNYGAEFGKTFVDELGKSLNNKKIDKLKQESAKDQKTINVLTFTLIASWICFSVMLTLCNIVK is encoded by the exons ATGTCAGGCGCAAGCGAAAGCTCTGGGGTCAACAGTTGTGGACGAAGAGCTCCAGTTTGTGGACACCATCTCCCCATGCGAATTTTTGTTTCAAAGTCGAGGTCAAACCCAGGAAGAAGATATTGGAAGTGCAAATACTGGGGG AAGGAGAATGATTGTAATGGGTTTCACTGGGATGATGAAATTGAAAGTGGAAAAGTTGAAGAAAATCTGTATGATGGAGTTTCAAGTGGAAGTGAAAAGATGTTAGAGGTTATGAGGAACTATGGAGCAGAGTTTGGGAAGACATTTGTAGACGAGTTGGGGAAATCATTGAACAACAAGAAAATTGACAAACTGAAACAGGAGTCTGCAAAGGATCAGAAGACTATTAATGTCCTCACATTCACTCTTATTGCATCTTGGATCTGTTTTTCTGTTATGTTAACTCTTTGTAATATAGTTAAGTAG